In Propionimicrobium sp. PCR01-08-3, one DNA window encodes the following:
- a CDS encoding DEDD exonuclease domain-containing protein, protein MAIDRHQNLLQPSLDDIGTPLSEATFCVVDLETTGSGPEATITEFGAVKVRGGQILGEFGTLVNPGVHIPGFIAVLTGITNQMVTSQPTLGEVLPSWLEFSRGTVLVAHNARFDIGFLKRACEQFGYPWPGNMVVDTVALARQALLRGEVPNVKLHTLADHFHAATQPNHRALSDARATVDVLHGLLERVGNLGVLSLEDLKEFEHRVSPQRRAKRTWASELPERPGVYTFYAQRPGQDRQVLYVGKASNIRRRVRTYFTSSETRPRMDEMVRIATGVDAVVCATELEAQVRELRTIAAHAPRYNRRSKRQDKVAWVKLTCERYPRLSVVAKPADDQATYWGPFSSRSAAQTGCEAIYDAYPLRQCTTKIAKNASGPACALAELGKCLAPCLGSAADDYAELTKQVREAMTGDLRPTLALIGRRIVRLSEQQRYEQAEVLTTRLRSYVAASQRLHRLQAISRCSQIVAAQWIASPAPNPGWQIHVIRYGKLAAAACAAPGSDPIEVANRAVQLAEVVWATPHDMPSASVEEAELIARWLETPGVRLIDIDGEWSMPVHGGVDRADLPELTVGAGARDNL, encoded by the coding sequence ATGGCCATCGATCGACACCAGAACCTGCTGCAGCCCAGCCTGGACGACATCGGTACCCCGCTGTCAGAGGCCACGTTCTGTGTCGTCGATCTGGAGACCACCGGGTCGGGGCCGGAGGCGACGATCACCGAATTCGGTGCCGTCAAGGTGCGCGGCGGTCAGATTCTCGGCGAATTCGGCACTCTGGTCAACCCGGGCGTCCACATACCCGGATTCATCGCCGTGCTCACCGGCATCACCAACCAGATGGTCACCTCGCAGCCGACGCTCGGCGAGGTGCTGCCGAGCTGGCTGGAGTTCTCGCGTGGCACCGTGCTGGTGGCACACAACGCCCGCTTCGATATCGGTTTCCTCAAACGTGCCTGCGAACAATTCGGGTATCCGTGGCCCGGGAATATGGTCGTCGACACCGTCGCGCTGGCCCGTCAGGCGCTGCTGCGCGGCGAAGTGCCCAACGTCAAACTGCACACCCTGGCCGACCATTTTCATGCCGCCACCCAACCCAATCACCGCGCGCTGTCCGACGCACGCGCCACCGTCGATGTGCTGCACGGATTGCTGGAGCGGGTCGGCAACCTCGGAGTGCTGAGCCTCGAGGATCTCAAGGAATTCGAGCATCGCGTTTCACCGCAACGCCGGGCCAAACGCACCTGGGCCTCCGAGCTGCCCGAGCGGCCCGGCGTCTACACCTTCTATGCGCAGCGCCCGGGCCAGGATCGTCAGGTGCTGTATGTGGGCAAGGCGAGCAATATCCGCCGCCGGGTGCGCACCTATTTCACCTCGTCGGAGACCAGGCCGCGGATGGACGAGATGGTGCGCATCGCCACCGGGGTGGACGCCGTGGTCTGCGCGACCGAGTTGGAGGCCCAGGTGCGGGAGCTGCGTACCATCGCGGCTCATGCGCCTCGCTATAACCGTCGTTCGAAGCGGCAGGACAAGGTTGCCTGGGTGAAACTCACCTGCGAGCGCTATCCCCGCCTTTCTGTGGTGGCCAAACCGGCGGACGACCAAGCAACCTATTGGGGCCCGTTCAGTTCGAGATCCGCCGCGCAAACCGGATGCGAGGCCATCTATGACGCCTATCCGCTGCGCCAGTGCACCACGAAGATCGCCAAGAACGCCAGCGGCCCCGCCTGCGCGCTCGCCGAACTCGGCAAATGCCTGGCCCCATGCCTGGGGTCGGCAGCAGATGACTACGCGGAGTTGACCAAGCAGGTGCGCGAGGCGATGACCGGTGACCTGCGGCCCACCCTGGCGCTGATCGGACGCCGCATCGTCCGGCTTTCGGAGCAGCAACGCTACGAGCAGGCCGAGGTGTTGACCACTCGCTTGCGCAGCTATGTCGCGGCATCACAGCGGCTGCACCGACTCCAGGCCATATCGCGGTGCTCTCAGATCGTGGCCGCGCAGTGGATAGCGTCTCCTGCGCCGAACCCCGGCTGGCAGATCCATGTCATCCGTTACGGCAAGCTGGCGGCTGCGGCATGCGCCGCACCGGGCAGTGATCCGATCGAGGTCGCGAATCGAGCCGTCCAACTGGCCGAGGTCGTCTGGGCGACACCGCACGACATGCCATCGGCCTCCGTGGAGGAAGCCGAGCTCATCGCACGCTGGCTGGAGACCCCGGGTGTGCGGCTGATCGACATCGACGGAGAGTGGTCGATGCCTGTTCACGGTGGGGTCGACCGCGCGGATCTGCCCGAGCTGACAGTGGGCGCCGGCGCCAGGGATAACCTTTAG
- a CDS encoding Lrp/AsnC ligand binding domain-containing protein: MITAIVFVHVENDRIPEVAEQIAAIDGISEVYSVTGRIDLIAIVRVPSFDDVAPVVSDSLAKVPGVRETETHLAFRAYSQRDLDATFSIGVGD; this comes from the coding sequence ATGATCACCGCAATCGTCTTCGTCCATGTTGAGAACGACCGCATCCCGGAGGTCGCCGAGCAGATCGCCGCCATCGACGGCATCAGCGAGGTCTATTCGGTTACCGGGCGGATCGACCTCATCGCCATCGTGCGCGTTCCCTCATTTGACGACGTCGCCCCGGTGGTCTCCGACTCCCTGGCGAAGGTGCCCGGCGTGCGCGAGACCGAAACCCATTTGGCGTTCCGTGCCTACAGCCAGCGCGACCTCGACGCCACGTTCTCGATCGGTGTCGGCGACTGA
- a CDS encoding peptidylprolyl isomerase translates to MSQATLHTNKGDIVVELFDDYAPKTVANFVCLAGGTREYRDPSDGQTKTGPYYDGTIFHRVIDGFMIQGGDPTGTGRGGPGYEFADEFYPDLVFDRPYLLAMANAGPGTNGSQFFITVAPTPHLNRRHSIFGEVTDPASQQVVDAIGATPTDRADRPLDDVVITSVELA, encoded by the coding sequence ATGAGCCAAGCCACCCTGCACACCAATAAGGGCGATATCGTCGTCGAACTGTTCGATGACTACGCCCCGAAGACCGTCGCCAACTTTGTCTGCCTGGCCGGCGGAACCCGCGAGTACCGCGATCCGAGCGACGGCCAGACCAAGACCGGGCCGTACTACGACGGCACGATCTTCCACCGAGTCATCGACGGCTTCATGATCCAAGGTGGCGACCCCACCGGCACCGGGCGCGGCGGCCCCGGCTACGAGTTCGCCGACGAGTTCTACCCCGATCTGGTCTTCGACCGCCCCTACCTGCTGGCCATGGCCAACGCGGGTCCCGGGACCAACGGCAGCCAGTTCTTCATCACGGTGGCACCGACCCCGCACCTGAACCGCCGCCACTCGATCTTCGGTGAAGTGACCGACCCGGCCAGCCAACAGGTGGTCGACGCCATCGGCGCCACCCCGACCGACCGCGCGGATCGTCCGCTCGACGACGTCGTGATCACCTCGGTCGAACTGGCCTGA
- a CDS encoding DUF5324 family protein, whose product MGTEPFAWAVSTYSGLQLDYERLDYEHSNGQEKVMNCKTKKARKAAKKAANQALKQGKDVFEGATDAVTPLAKQANDQVSDLAKQAGGLGKQAVDFGRQAADRVTPVLEDAYDRISPKVEEVVEKLQPSVSQAYESVSDKVQHDWYPRLQEFWEEANENPSVIEATRRGRSTLAALRGDLQLPDPEPEPRKRSVVGRIFTLIGIATVVGAIIIAVRSVLGSSDDGWSPQQPTRPEADEDDSWGASPFEATTPADEPEAQEVAEDAASDLAEELAEDEMISEGSPDPASAHSYGEGAYVGATPPEGFAIKGNERSMKYHTPEAAGYERTNADVWFNSEEAAVAAGFTKALR is encoded by the coding sequence GTGGGTACGGAACCGTTCGCGTGGGCAGTTTCCACGTACTCCGGTTTGCAGCTCGACTACGAGCGGCTCGACTACGAGCACAGCAACGGACAGGAGAAAGTTATGAACTGCAAGACCAAGAAGGCCCGGAAGGCCGCGAAGAAAGCCGCCAACCAGGCTCTCAAGCAGGGCAAGGACGTGTTCGAGGGGGCCACCGACGCTGTCACTCCGCTTGCCAAGCAGGCCAATGACCAGGTGTCCGACCTCGCGAAGCAGGCCGGTGGGCTCGGCAAGCAGGCCGTCGACTTCGGACGCCAGGCAGCCGACCGGGTCACTCCGGTGCTCGAAGACGCGTACGATCGCATCTCACCGAAGGTTGAAGAGGTCGTCGAGAAGCTCCAGCCGTCGGTCTCCCAGGCCTACGAAAGCGTTTCTGACAAGGTGCAGCACGATTGGTACCCGAGGCTTCAGGAGTTTTGGGAGGAAGCCAACGAGAATCCTTCCGTCATCGAGGCCACCCGGCGCGGACGCTCCACTTTGGCCGCGTTGCGCGGCGACCTTCAGCTGCCCGACCCAGAACCCGAACCCCGCAAGCGCAGCGTGGTCGGCCGCATCTTCACGCTCATCGGAATCGCGACCGTGGTGGGCGCGATCATCATCGCGGTGCGCAGTGTCTTGGGCAGCAGCGACGACGGCTGGTCGCCGCAGCAGCCCACCCGCCCCGAGGCCGACGAGGACGATTCGTGGGGTGCCAGCCCGTTCGAGGCCACCACTCCTGCCGACGAACCCGAGGCACAGGAGGTTGCGGAGGACGCCGCGAGTGACCTGGCTGAAGAACTTGCCGAAGATGAGATGATCTCGGAAGGCAGCCCGGACCCTGCGTCGGCTCACAGCTACGGTGAGGGAGCCTACGTCGGAGCCACGCCCCCGGAGGGCTTCGCCATCAAGGGCAACGAGCGTTCGATGAAATACCACACCCCCGAGGCCGCCGGTTACGAGCGCACCAACGCCGACGTGTGGTTCAACAGTGAGGAGGCGGCCGTGGCTGCCGGATTCACCAAGGCACTCCGGTAA
- a CDS encoding prepilin peptidase, with the protein MPGEWLVWAVAAALVCGLQLVVVAHHPEPADDEPDACTKPRYAQLARSSGAVGLLVASALLCIPIPSLPLALRPAWVVWASAGLVLVYVDARTTWLPIRASRVTFIALLAGFGLGMAIDPGWWPGLIIRALVGAGLAGGLFFVLWWRSRALGFGDVRLAAMTGALAAAGSVQGWFAALLAGAIASACWGLGTTWWRRRHPSVLGRTFPYGPGLWLGPWLAWAWISLG; encoded by the coding sequence ATGCCGGGTGAGTGGCTGGTTTGGGCGGTGGCCGCTGCACTGGTGTGCGGCCTGCAGCTGGTGGTGGTGGCCCATCATCCCGAGCCCGCCGATGACGAACCCGATGCCTGTACCAAACCGCGCTACGCCCAGCTGGCGAGATCCTCCGGCGCCGTCGGGCTGCTGGTGGCATCGGCATTGTTGTGCATTCCGATCCCGTCGTTGCCGCTGGCCTTGCGTCCGGCCTGGGTGGTGTGGGCGAGCGCCGGCCTGGTCTTGGTCTATGTCGACGCCCGGACGACCTGGCTACCCATTCGGGCCAGTCGCGTCACCTTCATCGCGTTGCTGGCGGGGTTCGGCCTCGGCATGGCGATCGATCCCGGCTGGTGGCCCGGCCTTATCATCAGGGCGCTGGTCGGCGCCGGGCTGGCCGGCGGACTGTTTTTTGTGCTGTGGTGGCGGAGCCGGGCGCTGGGTTTCGGTGATGTAAGGCTCGCCGCCATGACCGGCGCTCTGGCGGCAGCGGGATCGGTGCAGGGCTGGTTCGCGGCGCTGCTGGCCGGAGCGATCGCGTCCGCCTGCTGGGGGCTGGGCACCACCTGGTGGCGGCGCCGCCATCCCTCCGTGCTGGGCAGAACGTTTCCTTACGGTCCGGGGCTATGGCTCGGGCCCTGGCTCGCGTGGGCCTGGATCAGCCTTGGCTGA
- the trpD gene encoding anthranilate phosphoribosyltransferase: MTFSWPDVLTGLVHGEDMDAGTTRWAMNEILSGNTGTAQMAAFMTVLRAKGETVAEIDALAAGMLDKATPIELPTDAVDVVGSGGDRANTVNISTMAAIVAAAAGAKVIKHGNRAASSMSGTADCLEALGVALNVPPARQREVLDACGIVFLFAPLYHASLRHTAPVRKELGIQTTFNFLGPLANPARPAAQAIGVANSELADLVAGVLAARGNRGMVFHGEDGLDELTTTTSSDIWLIREGQVVRSEFDPGELNIAPARPADLVGGDPEHNAQVVRDVFAGETGPVRDIVLVNAAAALLAFDGPDLSVPVAGQLLAKADQAAEAIDTGKASALVDRWVEATQRAVSQG; this comes from the coding sequence ATGACTTTCTCGTGGCCCGATGTGCTGACCGGTCTTGTCCATGGCGAGGATATGGATGCCGGGACGACCCGATGGGCGATGAACGAGATTCTGTCGGGAAACACCGGCACGGCGCAGATGGCGGCGTTCATGACAGTTCTGCGCGCGAAGGGTGAGACCGTCGCCGAGATCGATGCTCTCGCTGCCGGCATGCTCGACAAGGCCACACCGATCGAGTTACCCACCGACGCCGTCGACGTGGTCGGTTCGGGTGGCGACCGCGCCAACACAGTCAACATCTCGACGATGGCGGCCATCGTCGCGGCCGCGGCAGGCGCCAAGGTGATCAAGCACGGAAACCGGGCGGCGAGTTCGATGAGCGGCACCGCCGACTGCTTGGAGGCTCTCGGGGTGGCCTTGAATGTGCCGCCGGCCCGGCAGCGCGAGGTCCTCGACGCCTGCGGCATAGTCTTCCTTTTCGCTCCGCTGTATCACGCCTCGCTTCGGCACACGGCGCCGGTGCGTAAGGAACTCGGCATTCAGACCACCTTCAACTTTCTCGGTCCGCTCGCCAATCCGGCGCGCCCGGCAGCGCAAGCCATCGGCGTCGCGAATTCGGAGCTGGCCGACCTGGTCGCCGGTGTGCTGGCAGCGCGCGGCAACCGGGGCATGGTCTTCCATGGCGAGGACGGTCTGGACGAATTGACGACGACCACCTCGTCCGATATCTGGTTGATTCGTGAGGGGCAGGTCGTGCGCAGCGAATTCGATCCCGGCGAGCTGAACATTGCTCCGGCCCGGCCGGCTGATCTGGTCGGTGGAGATCCCGAACACAACGCCCAGGTCGTCCGCGATGTCTTCGCCGGGGAGACGGGACCGGTTCGCGACATCGTCCTGGTGAACGCGGCCGCCGCGCTGCTGGCCTTCGACGGACCGGATCTGAGCGTACCGGTGGCCGGCCAGCTTCTGGCCAAGGCCGACCAGGCCGCTGAGGCGATCGATACCGGCAAGGCATCGGCGCTTGTGGACCGCTGGGTCGAGGCCACTCAACGCGCCGTCAGCCAAGGCTGA
- a CDS encoding response regulator, whose amino-acid sequence MGASASTPTTSDDVLKVIIYSDDRLVREQMRLALGRKIAADLPEVEISEFATPAAMFKRLDAEKFDIALLDAEARPGGMGVSHQMRDEIPDCPPVLLLIARAADAWMATWSRAEGVSPYPVDPIRLPTDVADVVRNHRSGRTDALSSSLVEPGVASRHGA is encoded by the coding sequence ATGGGTGCCAGTGCTTCAACGCCCACCACGTCCGACGACGTGCTGAAGGTGATCATCTATTCGGACGATCGGCTGGTGCGCGAACAGATGAGGCTTGCCCTCGGCCGTAAGATCGCCGCTGATCTGCCCGAGGTCGAGATCTCCGAGTTCGCAACCCCGGCAGCGATGTTCAAGCGGCTGGACGCCGAGAAGTTCGATATCGCGCTGCTCGACGCCGAGGCGAGGCCCGGCGGCATGGGTGTCTCACACCAGATGCGCGACGAGATTCCGGACTGCCCACCGGTGCTTCTGCTGATCGCGCGGGCGGCCGATGCATGGATGGCCACCTGGTCGCGCGCCGAGGGGGTGTCGCCCTACCCGGTTGACCCGATCCGGCTGCCGACCGATGTCGCCGATGTGGTGCGCAACCATCGCAGCGGACGAACCGATGCGCTGTCGTCCTCGCTGGTGGAGCCGGGTGTGGCAAGCCGCCACGGCGCCTGA
- a CDS encoding GuaB1 family IMP dehydrogenase-related protein produces the protein MRFLNSRPAYDLTYHDVFMAPNRSSVTSRLDVDLTSADGLDLPLPLVVANMTAISGRRMAETIARRGGLAVLPQDIPVDVLASSIARIKAAPTVFETPITVTATTTVGEALNLMPKRAHGAIVVIDADKAPLGLVTQADTAGVDRYAQVHEVMTNGFAQVRPDASPQEVFDTLESTRQRLAVAMDDTGRLVGVMSQKGALRSAIYRPALDPQGRLKVAVAIGISGDSAGRAEALLKAGADVLVLDTAHGHQQRMIDALANVAPVRDAFAAEAGRRAPMVAGNVVTPEGTTDLLEAGADVVKVGVGPGAMCTTRMQTGVGRPQFSAVLECAQAAEVHGGAIWADGGVRYPRDVALALAAGAGNVMIGSWFAGTYESTGDMMHDPDGRAYKESFGMASARAVRNRTRSKSNFDRAKASLFEEGISGSKMYLDPLRPGVEDLVDWITSGVRSSCTYAGARTLPEFAERAVIGVQSASGYDEGRPLSTSWS, from the coding sequence GTGCGTTTTCTGAACAGCAGGCCTGCTTACGACCTCACTTACCACGATGTCTTCATGGCACCCAATCGCAGCTCGGTGACCTCCCGGCTCGACGTCGATCTCACCTCCGCCGACGGCCTCGATCTGCCGCTCCCCCTGGTGGTGGCAAACATGACTGCGATCTCGGGCCGCAGGATGGCCGAGACGATCGCCCGCCGCGGCGGGCTCGCGGTTCTTCCGCAGGACATCCCGGTCGATGTGCTGGCCAGTTCGATCGCTCGTATCAAGGCCGCACCGACCGTCTTCGAGACACCGATCACCGTCACCGCTACGACCACCGTGGGCGAGGCGCTCAATCTGATGCCCAAGCGCGCTCACGGCGCCATCGTGGTCATCGACGCCGACAAAGCGCCGCTCGGCCTGGTGACCCAGGCAGACACGGCCGGTGTCGACCGCTATGCCCAGGTGCATGAGGTGATGACCAATGGCTTCGCCCAGGTGCGCCCGGACGCCAGCCCGCAAGAGGTTTTCGACACACTGGAATCGACCCGCCAGCGTCTGGCGGTGGCGATGGACGACACCGGCCGCCTGGTGGGTGTGATGAGCCAGAAGGGCGCGTTGCGCTCGGCCATCTACCGTCCGGCCCTCGATCCGCAGGGGCGGTTGAAGGTCGCCGTGGCCATCGGCATCAGCGGCGATTCGGCCGGACGCGCCGAGGCCCTGCTCAAGGCCGGCGCCGACGTGCTGGTGCTCGACACCGCTCACGGCCATCAACAGCGCATGATCGACGCATTGGCGAATGTTGCCCCGGTTCGCGACGCGTTCGCTGCCGAGGCCGGACGCCGGGCACCGATGGTGGCCGGCAACGTGGTGACTCCCGAAGGCACCACCGACCTGCTGGAGGCCGGAGCCGACGTGGTGAAGGTGGGTGTCGGGCCGGGCGCCATGTGCACCACCCGCATGCAAACCGGGGTCGGACGCCCGCAGTTCAGCGCGGTGTTGGAGTGTGCGCAGGCCGCGGAGGTCCACGGCGGTGCCATCTGGGCCGATGGCGGAGTGCGTTACCCCCGTGATGTTGCGCTCGCTCTGGCGGCCGGGGCAGGCAACGTGATGATCGGCAGCTGGTTTGCCGGCACCTATGAGTCGACCGGTGACATGATGCACGATCCCGACGGCCGCGCCTACAAGGAGAGCTTCGGCATGGCCAGCGCCCGGGCGGTGCGCAACCGCACCCGCAGCAAGTCGAACTTCGATCGGGCCAAGGCGTCCTTGTTCGAAGAGGGCATCAGCGGTTCGAAGATGTACCTCGATCCGCTGCGTCCGGGTGTCGAGGACCTCGTCGACTGGATCACATCGGGCGTGCGCTCCTCATGCACCTATGCGGGCGCGCGTACTCTGCCGGAATTTGCCGAACGCGCCGTGATCGGCGTCCAATCAGCCTCCGGCTATGACGAGGGACGCCCGCTGTCGACCAGCTGGTCATGA
- a CDS encoding iron-sulfur cluster assembly accessory protein produces MTDTTVSATGVTLSETAAAKAASLLAVEGRDDLALRIAVQPGGCSGLRYQLMFDDRSLEGDLVDPYEGINLVVDRMSAPYLSGATIDFVDTIEAQGFTIDNPNATSSCACGDSFH; encoded by the coding sequence ATGACCGATACCACCGTGAGCGCTACTGGCGTCACTCTCAGCGAGACAGCTGCGGCGAAGGCCGCGTCGTTGCTCGCCGTCGAGGGCCGCGATGATCTGGCGCTGCGCATCGCAGTCCAGCCCGGCGGCTGCTCCGGCCTGCGATACCAGCTGATGTTCGACGACCGTTCCCTCGAGGGCGACCTGGTTGATCCCTACGAAGGCATCAATCTGGTCGTCGACAGGATGAGCGCCCCCTACCTTTCGGGTGCCACCATCGATTTCGTCGACACCATCGAGGCGCAGGGCTTCACCATCGACAACCCGAACGCCACCAGCAGCTGCGCTTGTGGAGACTCCTTCCACTGA
- a CDS encoding PspA/IM30 family protein → MPGFIERIARALGSQHDDPQRTSETRNELDDAYARQTELLQQVRKGAASVASSRRQLAEQQRETAAEIDSLTLSAHRLVDQGQSPLAREALVRKQTLIHLLAGLDTKHAQLQREEENLIWTATRLQAKVDSIRAKQHTEWAQYSAREASQKVAEALRGIDVSETDAVVRRADALLQSTPDGQAISDDELNQAAAAEFEAIQDEFADRAPAAPGEGSYQQPGGYPAGGPSDSYSPVDKQ, encoded by the coding sequence ATGCCAGGCTTTATTGAGCGCATAGCGCGCGCACTCGGATCGCAACATGACGATCCGCAGCGCACCAGCGAGACCCGCAATGAGCTGGACGACGCCTACGCGCGCCAAACAGAGCTTCTCCAGCAGGTGCGCAAGGGCGCGGCCAGCGTGGCGTCCAGTCGTCGTCAGCTCGCCGAGCAGCAACGCGAAACGGCGGCCGAGATTGATTCGCTCACCTTGTCGGCGCATCGTCTTGTCGACCAGGGGCAATCCCCGCTCGCAAGAGAAGCGCTGGTGCGCAAACAGACGCTGATTCATCTGCTGGCCGGGCTGGATACCAAGCATGCCCAGCTGCAGCGCGAAGAAGAGAACCTGATCTGGACGGCGACGAGATTGCAGGCGAAGGTTGATTCGATCCGCGCGAAGCAACACACCGAATGGGCACAATATTCGGCGCGCGAGGCCTCCCAGAAAGTGGCCGAAGCGTTGCGCGGCATCGACGTGAGTGAGACCGACGCCGTCGTCCGCCGCGCCGATGCGCTGCTGCAATCCACGCCGGACGGCCAGGCCATCTCGGACGATGAGCTGAACCAGGCCGCTGCCGCCGAGTTCGAGGCCATCCAGGATGAGTTCGCGGATCGTGCTCCGGCGGCCCCCGGGGAGGGCAGCTATCAGCAGCCGGGCGGATACCCGGCAGGAGGCCCATCCGACAGCTATTCGCCGGTGGACAAGCAATGA
- a CDS encoding DUF3043 domain-containing protein: protein MGLFRPYQRTDAADTSDTSVADEQEIKQTGRKTAPTPTRREAELARRERVRPTLTKKERKVRERELKREREDRAYEQAEKRPERVLLRNFIDARWTFGEFVWPILLLSFAIFIAGSFFPQLVTWATYAMWAVIVLILLEATFLWQKFRRLLDQRLPGAYRKGLVMYMVSRTITPRRFRRPGTAIDRGAEY from the coding sequence GTGGGACTCTTCCGCCCTTACCAGCGCACTGATGCCGCCGACACTTCCGACACGTCGGTTGCCGATGAGCAAGAGATCAAGCAGACCGGCCGTAAGACCGCACCGACTCCCACCCGGCGAGAAGCCGAACTGGCCCGCCGCGAACGCGTGCGTCCGACTTTGACCAAGAAGGAACGCAAGGTACGCGAGCGCGAACTCAAGCGGGAACGTGAAGACAGGGCATACGAACAGGCCGAGAAGCGGCCCGAGCGCGTACTGCTGCGCAACTTCATCGATGCGAGATGGACCTTCGGCGAATTCGTCTGGCCGATCTTGCTACTCAGCTTCGCGATCTTCATCGCCGGCTCGTTCTTCCCCCAGCTCGTCACCTGGGCCACCTATGCCATGTGGGCGGTCATCGTGCTGATCCTTCTCGAAGCCACCTTCTTGTGGCAGAAGTTCCGCAGGCTACTGGATCAGCGGCTGCCCGGTGCCTACCGCAAGGGCCTGGTGATGTACATGGTCTCGCGCACCATCACGCCGAGAAGATTCCGCCGTCCCGGCACTGCGATCGATCGAGGAGCTGAGTACTGA
- the gcvT gene encoding glycine cleavage system aminomethyltransferase GcvT encodes MPTQALQHSPLYEWHVAAGAKMAPFGGWEMPVEYAGAGVLAEHAAVREKVGLFDVSHLGKLHVTGPGAVDYLNSRLANDLRKVGPGKAQYTLLCDQDGGAIDDLIAYLHDDDDVLLIPNAANASTVAQVLADGAPGGLSIDDLHTERAVIVVSGPRSDELLSSLGLPTRLSYMAFQPFGEKATICRTGYTGERGCELVVESSQAERWWTRLLDAGDSLGVQACGLGARDTLRTEMGYALHGHELSLDIDPVTAGLSWAIGWSKPAFDGRDALLAIREQGPARKSWGIKATGRGIPRPGMDVLDDDSGEVVGVVTSGTFSPTLHTGVGLALVDTGLGAPGRVGVQIRRRAEEFELVKPPFVKPRLR; translated from the coding sequence ATGCCTACCCAAGCCTTGCAACACTCTCCGCTGTACGAATGGCACGTGGCGGCCGGAGCCAAGATGGCTCCCTTCGGTGGCTGGGAGATGCCTGTTGAATATGCCGGGGCCGGCGTGCTGGCCGAGCATGCGGCAGTGCGCGAAAAGGTCGGACTGTTCGACGTCTCACACCTGGGAAAGCTGCACGTCACCGGCCCGGGAGCGGTCGACTACCTCAACTCGCGACTGGCCAACGATCTGCGGAAGGTCGGGCCGGGTAAGGCACAATACACCCTGCTGTGCGATCAGGATGGGGGAGCGATCGATGATCTGATCGCCTACCTGCACGATGACGACGACGTCTTGTTGATTCCTAACGCGGCGAATGCCAGCACGGTCGCGCAGGTATTGGCCGATGGTGCCCCCGGCGGGCTGTCCATCGACGATCTGCACACCGAGCGTGCGGTGATCGTGGTGTCGGGGCCTCGGTCGGACGAGCTTCTCTCATCGCTGGGACTACCCACCAGGCTCAGCTACATGGCGTTTCAACCGTTCGGCGAGAAGGCCACTATTTGCCGTACCGGTTACACCGGGGAACGCGGATGCGAGCTGGTGGTCGAGAGTTCGCAGGCCGAACGCTGGTGGACGAGACTGCTCGACGCCGGCGATTCGCTCGGCGTGCAGGCCTGTGGCCTGGGTGCCAGGGATACCTTGCGCACCGAGATGGGCTATGCTCTGCACGGCCACGAACTCTCCCTGGATATCGATCCGGTGACCGCCGGGCTGAGCTGGGCGATCGGTTGGTCGAAACCTGCTTTCGATGGACGCGACGCCTTGCTCGCCATTCGCGAGCAAGGGCCGGCTCGCAAGTCCTGGGGGATTAAGGCCACCGGACGCGGGATCCCGCGTCCCGGAATGGACGTGCTGGACGACGACAGCGGCGAGGTGGTGGGGGTGGTCACGTCGGGCACCTTCTCGCCCACCTTGCACACCGGCGTGGGCCTGGCGTTGGTGGACACCGGACTCGGCGCTCCCGGCCGGGTCGGGGTGCAGATCAGGCGCCGGGCGGAGGAATTCGAGTTGGTGAAGCCGCCGTTCGTGAAGCCGCGGCTGCGCTGA